The following proteins are co-located in the Bordetella bronchialis genome:
- a CDS encoding FRG domain-containing protein yields METITEYKLWSFTGESPAATVVQRQDYRKAAAYPVDSYFDLATKIAALQFHNRDHILLFRGQAADHRNRAGYTSLKPTLLRGSGNRNPSLEELRRRFARLIRAEKILAEEYLAAGLLGLERVGRHRIVRWAILQHYEICATPLLDVTHSLRVAASFASHGSGNEGCVFVLGVPYLSGGITVSAEAGLQTVRLSSVCPPSAVRPHLQEGYLLGEYPEMSGIGQKALYLHHEMDFGRRLIAKFRFDPARFWEGHSFPLVGKQALYPSDDPMLALARRVKEKLALQAPHAAP; encoded by the coding sequence GTGGAGACCATTACCGAGTACAAGCTATGGTCGTTTACAGGCGAGTCGCCGGCGGCCACCGTCGTGCAGCGGCAGGATTACCGCAAGGCCGCCGCCTACCCGGTCGATTCGTACTTCGACCTGGCGACCAAGATCGCGGCGCTGCAATTCCATAACCGCGACCACATTCTGCTGTTCCGCGGCCAGGCCGCCGACCACCGCAACCGGGCCGGGTATACGTCCCTGAAACCTACCCTGCTGCGTGGGTCGGGCAACCGCAACCCCAGCCTGGAGGAATTGCGCAGGCGTTTCGCGCGCCTGATCCGCGCCGAGAAAATCCTGGCGGAGGAATACCTGGCGGCGGGACTGCTGGGGCTGGAACGGGTCGGCCGTCACCGCATCGTGCGCTGGGCGATCCTGCAGCATTACGAGATATGCGCCACCCCCTTGCTGGACGTCACGCACTCGCTGCGCGTGGCCGCCTCGTTCGCCAGCCATGGCAGTGGGAACGAGGGCTGCGTATTCGTGCTGGGCGTGCCCTACCTGAGCGGCGGGATCACCGTCAGCGCCGAGGCCGGCCTGCAAACCGTGCGGCTGTCCAGCGTCTGCCCGCCCTCCGCGGTGCGGCCGCACCTGCAGGAAGGCTACCTGCTGGGCGAGTATCCGGAGATGTCCGGCATCGGCCAGAAAGCGCTTTACCTGCATCACGAAATGGATTTCGGACGGCGCCTGATCGCCAAATTCCGCTTCGATCCCGCCCGCTTCTGGGAAGGACACAGTTTCCCCCTGGTCGGCAAACAGGCCCTGTACCCCTCCGACGATCCCATGCTGGCGCTGGCGCGGCGGGTGAAGGAAAAGCTGGCATTGCAGGCGCCCCATGCCGCGCCATGA
- a CDS encoding phosphatase PAP2 family protein, giving the protein MRHDTALRGDAAGNKAARRAHARNRWLAGSILGLLAIGVLFLFVDLPLSRFMQAHVPPAVDNAFEWIGEIGDSDNYAWVVLAVYIAALVALRRGREAAWPGGYERVVRGSLLLMAAWIVGGIVTGLLKQTVARARPEVFFEQGFYGLGHAFQGKPFNSFPSSHALTAFVLAAAISVVAPRWRWAIYTVAILAAVSRVVNLDHFASDVTASALIAIAAVHALKPWFLDPAYTWPTRLPWQWRRRDDKNA; this is encoded by the coding sequence ATGCGTCACGATACGGCCCTGCGCGGCGACGCGGCCGGCAATAAGGCGGCCCGCCGCGCCCACGCCCGCAACCGCTGGCTGGCGGGCAGCATACTGGGCCTGCTGGCCATCGGCGTGCTGTTCCTGTTCGTCGATCTTCCCCTGTCCCGGTTCATGCAGGCCCATGTGCCGCCCGCCGTCGACAACGCCTTCGAGTGGATCGGCGAAATCGGCGACAGCGACAATTACGCCTGGGTCGTGCTTGCCGTGTATATCGCCGCCCTGGTCGCGCTGCGCCGCGGCCGGGAGGCCGCCTGGCCGGGCGGCTATGAACGCGTGGTGCGCGGTTCGCTGCTGCTGATGGCCGCGTGGATCGTCGGCGGCATCGTCACGGGGCTGCTCAAGCAAACGGTGGCGCGGGCCCGCCCGGAAGTGTTCTTCGAGCAGGGCTTCTACGGCCTGGGGCATGCCTTCCAGGGCAAGCCCTTCAATTCCTTCCCGTCCAGCCATGCGCTGACGGCCTTCGTGCTGGCCGCGGCCATCTCCGTGGTGGCGCCGCGCTGGCGCTGGGCGATCTATACGGTGGCCATCCTGGCCGCCGTCAGCCGCGTGGTGAACCTGGACCATTTCGCTTCCGACGTGACGGCATCGGCCTTGATCGCGATCGCCGCCGTGCATGCGCTCAAGCCCTGGTTCCTGGATCCGGCCTATACCTGGCCCACGCGCCTGCCCTGGCAGTGGCGCCGCCGGGACGATAAAAACGCCTGA